The Prodigiosinella aquatilis region TTTTTAACCCGGCTTCGCTGTCTTTAAGCGAGTTTTGTTGGGTAAGATCATCAATTTCTGCTAATAACTGGCCTTTTTTGACTTTATCACCCAATGCAATGCGCAATGTTTTTATCTGCCCTGAAACTTGCGCGCCTACGCTTACCTGTTTTTGTGCCTGAATGGTGCCATCGGCTAATACAGTTTGCTCTAAATCGCGGACCACAACCGGGGTGGTAATGTAGTGTACCGGAGTACCTTGATGGGCGAGGAACAGGGAGAAAAGCAGCGCAACGATTATTACTGACAACAATATCAGTAGCGAGCGGGCTGAAAGTAAACGCGATTTTATCAAGACAGGGGCTTCCTCACTGTTACTGCTAAACGAAAGGTATCGAGAGGTGATAATTTACGCTTCACTCCAGTAGTGAGGCGTAGTATTTCCTTAAGGGAAAGGTAAGAATTCCGTAAATCCGACTGCGAAGATTGATACTAGGCCTGACAATAGATTCTGTAATGTAAAAGTATAATGGGGATAATGTATGAAAATTTTACTTGTGGATGATGATGCAGAACTGGGAAACATGCTTTGCGAGTATCTGAGAGCGGAAGGATTCTCAGCTTCTCAGGTATTGACAGGAAAAGAAGGCATTGAAGGTGCAATGTCCGATCAGTATGCCGCAATGATTCTGGACATTATGCTGCCGGATATGAGTGGTATTGATGTTCTGCGTCATGTCAGGCGCAACCGTCAACTGCCAATCATTATGCTAACAGCCAAAGGTGACAATATTGATCGGGTCATTGGGCTGGAAATGGGGGCGGATGACTATGTACCGAAACCCTGTTATCCCCGAGAATTGGTTGCTCGGCTGCGGGCGGTATTCCGGCGTTATGAAGAAAAACCGGATAAAACCGATGACACCGGTATCGTTAGTTATGGCGATCTGGTGTTTAATCCAGCGACGCGTAGCAGTGAGTGGCGTGGTCAGTCGTTTGATCTTACGGCTTCTGAGTTTAATCTCCTGGAGCTGTTGGTGCGATCTCCTGAACGAGTAGTGACAAAAGACGAGCTGTCAGAAAAATGTCTGGGTCGCCAGCGTGAGGCCTATGATCGTAGTGTTGACGTGCATATCAGTAATATTCGCCAAAAGCTCATTGCCCTGGATGGATGTTCTTTGCTGATTGAAACAGTACGTAGTGTAGGTTATCGGATACGTTAATGATGTATGGGCGATTGTTCTGGAAAATACTGTTGGGGCTGTGGTTCACGTTTATTTTTATATCTCAACTCATGTGGGTGGGGTTCTCTTTTTATGGTGACCGGCGTGATCCACCGGAAGTTCAGGTGGAAAAACATGTTGGCACTTTACAGATAGCGCTAGCGACGCAGGCCCTGCAACAGGGAGGATTGCCTAGGTTAAAAGCGGTAGTAGCCACATGGCCGGAAAGTGAGCGTCGGTACTTAAAAGTCTTCACGAAAGATTTTCCCACACCAATAGATTTCATCATTGATAAGCACAGTGAGCCCGATAGTTTTTGGGATCGTTTCAGATCTTCACACAGGAACACCCTGACACAGGTTACCGGGCCAAACGGTGAGCATTACCAGCTCTATTTTGATACGAAGATCTGGCGTAAAGAGTTCTTGCCTGGGCTACCAGAGGTACAACAGTTTCTGCATCTGCCTGCACCGATGGTATGGATTGGCGTATTGGGCGGGTTGATTTTTAGCTGGATGTTGGCCTGGAACCTGACGCGTCCACTCAGTCAATTGCGCGCTGGGTTTGGGCGAGTAGCTCAGGGAGATTTATCAGTGCGATTGCTGCCCGTCATGCGGCGGCGTCATGATGAAATCAGTGATGTGGCCCGTGATTTTGACTCAATGTCCGAGCGGCTGGAAGTGCTGGTCAGTGCCAGAGAGCAACTGTTGCATGATGTTTCACATGA contains the following coding sequences:
- a CDS encoding response regulator transcription factor, with amino-acid sequence MKILLVDDDAELGNMLCEYLRAEGFSASQVLTGKEGIEGAMSDQYAAMILDIMLPDMSGIDVLRHVRRNRQLPIIMLTAKGDNIDRVIGLEMGADDYVPKPCYPRELVARLRAVFRRYEEKPDKTDDTGIVSYGDLVFNPATRSSEWRGQSFDLTASEFNLLELLVRSPERVVTKDELSEKCLGRQREAYDRSVDVHISNIRQKLIALDGCSLLIETVRSVGYRIR
- a CDS encoding ATP-binding protein; this translates as MMYGRLFWKILLGLWFTFIFISQLMWVGFSFYGDRRDPPEVQVEKHVGTLQIALATQALQQGGLPRLKAVVATWPESERRYLKVFTKDFPTPIDFIIDKHSEPDSFWDRFRSSHRNTLTQVTGPNGEHYQLYFDTKIWRKEFLPGLPEVQQFLHLPAPMVWIGVLGGLIFSWMLAWNLTRPLSQLRAGFGRVAQGDLSVRLLPVMRRRHDEISDVARDFDSMSERLEVLVSAREQLLHDVSHELRSPLARLQLAIGLVRQNEGNLENSLHRIEREAERMDKMIGELLTLSRTENTAANEEYFDLLGLVTAVVNDARYEAQVPGIEITLSTSGFDDYTVTGVSELIRRAIDNILRNALRFSSPGQLVSVTLGRDEQEWIIGVADQGPGVEKSKLSSIFDPFIRIDSPLSGKGYGLGLAIARKAIQAHGGKIEAENRGQGGLLVRVCIPRWK